Sequence from the Lusitaniella coriacea LEGE 07157 genome:
AACTTCTAACTCCACAAAAAGCTGGTCGCCTTGCGCTTGTACCCTCACCGAACGGATATCTCTGTCTGCAAATGTCAGCGTGCGACGGCGAATCAATTCACTGACGTTGCGGCGCACATTCTCTTGAACTAAGAGATTTTTGAGGGAAAGACCCAGAGGTAAACCCAATAAAAATAAAAATAAAAAGGAAGCAACTAAGCCGCGTTTCGCTTTTTCTAGAGAACCGTAACGCTGTAGAAGAAACACAATCGAGCCACTAAAAATAATACCCGCTAAGTTAGTTAAAAATAGTAACAACGAGCCGATCGTAATCTGTTGTTCTCCCAACGCTAAACCAATCCCAATCACGCTCAAGGGCGGAACCAAAGCAACGGAAATGGCAACACCCGGCAAAGCATCGGCAATGCGACGGCGAGAATTGGCAAAACTTCCAGCAGCCCCGGCTGCCAGTGCCACCCCAAGATCGATTAAGGTAGGATTTGTTCTAGAGAGAACCTCCGAACCCACAACCTGAAGTCCGACACAGAGCATGGTTAAGAAAGAAATCGCGATCGTGAGCATCACCCCGGTAAAAAGCGTTAGAGACGATCTGCGCAACAATCGTCGGTTGCCCACAACCATCGCATAAGCAACCCCAATAATCGGCCCCATCAACGGGGCAATAATCATTGCACCGATAATCACCGCAACGCTATCGGCGAGAAGTCCCAGGGTTGAAATGATGCCAGAGAGTCCCAACAAAAAGAAAAAACTCAATGACGGAACGGAAAGTCGCCAGAGATGCCGATTGATGCTGGCAATGGGCATCTTTTTCTCTGCCAGCCAATGCCAATCGCCACTTTGTTGATGCCATAGTTTCACCAGAGGCGCATTTTCTGAGAACAGGTGTTTGCGTGCAACTACCTTCGTTCTGGTCAAAAAACGGGTATAGAAATCGAGCAGCGAAGCAGCTATTTTTTTCATAATCAAGACCCGACCTTTAAATCAGGTTACTCAGCCGACCTAATCAATAATGCAGTTTCTTTTATTTGGATTTCCAAAAATTCTAAGCCCTCTGCCAATCGGAAGTTTTATTATTAAATCAACTGCAATTATCAATCAAACGGTTTTGTATAAATAGAATTTTTGAGTATACAGTCTTCAACTTTTGAATATAGCACTTTACTAGGCGTTAGGAATAGCAAGTTTTTAGCTGACATTTGATGGCTGATAGCTCAATGCTCGCTAAAATCTTAAGGAAAAAAGCCGCAAAAAAACGAGTTTCTGTTATTTGGGAAATAGAATTCATCGCTTCTTTTCCTGTTACAGAAACCCGATATGTTCTGACGAACACTTTATATGCGCTCAATAATCCCCGCAGAAAATATTTCTTAA
This genomic interval carries:
- a CDS encoding TIGR00341 family protein is translated as MKKIAASLLDFYTRFLTRTKVVARKHLFSENAPLVKLWHQQSGDWHWLAEKKMPIASINRHLWRLSVPSLSFFFLLGLSGIISTLGLLADSVAVIIGAMIIAPLMGPIIGVAYAMVVGNRRLLRRSSLTLFTGVMLTIAISFLTMLCVGLQVVGSEVLSRTNPTLIDLGVALAAGAAGSFANSRRRIADALPGVAISVALVPPLSVIGIGLALGEQQITIGSLLLFLTNLAGIIFSGSIVFLLQRYGSLEKAKRGLVASFLFLFLLGLPLGLSLKNLLVQENVRRNVSELIRRRTLTFADRDIRSVRVQAQGDQLFVELEVAAPFGSISEHQIDLVRDFISDELQQDVKLIVRMIPVDVFVAPFE